From a single Vallitalea longa genomic region:
- a CDS encoding NAD(P)/FAD-dependent oxidoreductase, which translates to MIYDICIIGAGVTGSLIARELSKYDIKLCLIDKESDVAMGTSKANSAIVHAGYDAKPGSLKAKLNVRGNEMMDDITEKLYVPFKRIGSFVLAFDDDDMEQLNTLYEYGIQNNVPDLRILNIEEILKMEPNISDKVIGALYAPTAGIICPYELTLAAAENAVDNGVELILDCSVNDIDKTDDNFILDTTQGKINSRYIINAAGVYSDNISSMVGDDSFQINPRKGEYLLLDKRQGDVVNKVIFQPPTVLGKGILVTPTVDGNLLLGPTAENIMDKDDIATTSIGLNKVIEGATKSIPTVNTRDVITSFAGLRASSNIGDFIIEEAKKVQGLINVAGIESPGLSAAPAVSEYVVEILKSMDIELIKKDEHIPRKPVYRFREMDEKARVDLIKQNPLYGNIICRCETITEGEIVDCIHRSIGASNLDAVKRRTRAGMGRCQGGFCTPRVVDIIARELNISKDEVTKMGGKSKVLVGKSK; encoded by the coding sequence ATGATTTATGATATTTGTATTATAGGTGCAGGTGTTACAGGTTCTTTGATAGCACGAGAATTATCTAAATATGATATTAAATTATGTCTTATTGACAAAGAATCAGATGTAGCTATGGGGACCAGCAAAGCAAATAGTGCAATTGTGCATGCTGGTTATGATGCAAAACCAGGCAGTCTAAAAGCTAAGCTTAATGTTAGAGGTAATGAAATGATGGATGATATTACAGAAAAACTCTATGTGCCTTTTAAGCGAATAGGTTCTTTTGTATTAGCTTTTGATGATGATGATATGGAACAACTTAATACACTATATGAATATGGAATTCAAAATAATGTACCAGATTTAAGAATACTAAATATAGAAGAAATTCTTAAGATGGAACCTAATATATCTGATAAAGTTATTGGGGCACTTTATGCACCGACTGCTGGAATTATATGTCCATATGAATTAACTCTTGCCGCAGCAGAAAATGCAGTTGACAATGGGGTTGAGTTGATTCTAGATTGTTCTGTTAATGATATTGATAAAACAGATGATAATTTTATTTTGGACACGACTCAAGGCAAAATTAATAGTAGGTACATTATAAATGCAGCAGGTGTTTATAGTGATAATATATCTTCTATGGTCGGTGATGACAGTTTCCAAATCAATCCTAGAAAAGGTGAGTATCTTCTACTTGATAAAAGACAAGGTGACGTTGTAAACAAAGTTATATTCCAGCCACCTACTGTATTAGGTAAAGGTATATTGGTAACTCCAACTGTTGATGGTAACCTACTTCTTGGACCAACAGCAGAAAATATTATGGATAAAGATGATATCGCCACAACAAGTATAGGTTTAAATAAGGTAATAGAAGGTGCAACCAAATCTATTCCGACAGTTAATACTAGAGATGTTATAACTTCTTTTGCAGGTCTTAGAGCTTCATCTAATATTGGTGATTTTATTATTGAAGAAGCAAAGAAAGTTCAAGGATTGATTAATGTAGCAGGAATAGAATCACCAGGACTTTCAGCAGCTCCAGCTGTCAGTGAATATGTTGTAGAAATTCTAAAATCAATGGATATAGAATTAATTAAGAAAGATGAACACATACCTAGAAAACCAGTTTATAGATTCCGTGAAATGGATGAAAAAGCAAGAGTGGATCTAATAAAACAAAATCCTCTTTATGGCAATATTATTTGTCGTTGTGAAACAATTACAGAAGGAGAAATCGTTGATTGTATCCATCGTTCTATAGGAGCGAGTAATCTAGATGCAGTGAAGAGAAGAACAAGAGCAGGTATGGGAAGATGTCAGGGAGGTTTTTGTACACCAAGAGTTGTAGATATAATTGCTAGGGAACTCAATATTTCTAAAGATGAAGTAACCAAAATGGGTGGAAAATCAAAAGTTCTTGTTGGTAAAAGCAAGTAA